Proteins from a genomic interval of Pseudobacteroides sp.:
- a CDS encoding NADAR family protein encodes MNKTYDIKNPMAPPWFMYPYISRYSIGWRMESGEGYIFKFGEWYCALSNEEQKQYQRMFPTPKGWVGWYEEDSQEEDFYDSDGYLLWNKDGNMNYSLGDLQKDFRSGKNLKYLFFWGHQPSYDGSITKSCLSQWWMSDFKIDTNTYCCMEQYMMAEKARLFMDEEILEQILKSKDPKQIKGLGTKVRNFDEKVWKSKRYSIILNGNYAKFVQNDSLRRFLIERKNNVIVEASPYDNIWGIGIAADDNRIENPSEWKGLNLLGFALMEVRDELIRICENYDKLSLQGQ; translated from the coding sequence GTGAATAAAACATACGATATAAAAAATCCGATGGCTCCTCCATGGTTTATGTATCCATACATCAGCAGATACAGCATTGGTTGGCGGATGGAATCTGGAGAGGGTTATATATTCAAATTTGGGGAATGGTATTGTGCTTTATCTAATGAAGAACAGAAACAATATCAGCGAATGTTTCCTACACCAAAAGGCTGGGTTGGATGGTATGAAGAAGATTCTCAAGAAGAGGATTTTTACGATAGTGATGGATATCTTCTTTGGAATAAAGATGGTAATATGAATTATTCGCTTGGTGATTTGCAAAAGGATTTTCGATCAGGCAAAAATTTAAAGTATCTTTTTTTCTGGGGACATCAACCATCTTATGATGGTAGTATAACAAAATCCTGTTTGAGTCAGTGGTGGATGTCTGATTTTAAAATTGATACAAATACATACTGCTGTATGGAGCAGTATATGATGGCTGAGAAAGCACGGCTGTTTATGGATGAAGAAATATTAGAGCAGATATTAAAAAGCAAGGACCCTAAGCAGATAAAGGGATTGGGAACAAAAGTAAGAAACTTTGATGAAAAGGTATGGAAGAGTAAGCGATACTCCATAATTTTAAATGGTAATTATGCGAAGTTTGTCCAAAATGATAGTCTTAGACGATTTTTAATAGAGAGAAAAAATAATGTAATTGTTGAAGCCAGTCCTTATGATAATATATGGGGAATAGGAATAGCGGCTGATGACAATCGTATAGAAAATCCTTCGGAGTGGAAAGGTTTAAACCTTTTGGGGTTTGCCTTGATGGAAGTGAGAGATGAACTTATTCGGATTTGTGAAAATTATGATAAATTGAGCTTGCAAGGGCAATAA
- a CDS encoding YdcF family protein, translated as MRYKIKLKKILNIIIILLISYVIYVTVDIYLYANTNEMTKSDAAIVLGAGVWGNKPSPVFEERIRHGIWLYKNGYVDKLIFTGGKGKNNIRSDSSIAKSYAVENLVPENDIFIEEQSTITQENISYAAKIIKENSMSAVIIVSDPLHMKRAMLMAEDYGLNAYSSPTPSTKYKTMKSKSLFMMREVFFYIGYNIYRLF; from the coding sequence ATGAGATACAAAATAAAACTTAAAAAAATTTTAAACATCATAATAATTTTGCTTATTAGTTATGTTATATATGTAACGGTTGATATATATTTATATGCAAACACCAATGAGATGACGAAGTCTGATGCCGCCATAGTATTGGGGGCAGGGGTTTGGGGAAACAAGCCTTCACCAGTGTTTGAAGAAAGAATCAGGCATGGAATCTGGTTGTATAAGAACGGATATGTGGACAAGCTGATCTTCACTGGTGGAAAAGGAAAAAATAACATTCGTTCAGATTCAAGCATAGCAAAAAGTTATGCAGTAGAAAATTTAGTACCTGAGAATGATATTTTTATAGAGGAGCAATCTACAATCACTCAGGAGAACATATCATATGCAGCAAAAATCATAAAAGAAAATAGTATGTCTGCTGTAATAATTGTGAGTGATCCATTACATATGAAAAGAGCAATGTTAATGGCTGAAGACTATGGACTTAATGCTTATTCTTCACCCACGCCATCAACAAAGTACAAGACCATGAAGAGCAAGTCCTTGTTTATGATGCGAGAGGTGTTCTTTTACATTGGATATAATATATATAGACTGTTTTAA